One genomic region from Conexibacter woesei DSM 14684 encodes:
- a CDS encoding polyprenol monophosphomannose synthase yields the protein MTPSTWVIVPTYNEAGSIERMLRQTAQQLADAAPGDHRLLVVDDGSPDGTGAIAERIGDELGVVEVLHRSAKGGLGQAYLAGFAHALAGGAQRVCEMDADLSHDPEHLPALLRAAESADVVLGSRYVPGGGVSDWGPLRRLTSRAGCLYARLVLRLPQHDLTGGYKVIRREVLEAIELGSVRSQGYVFQIEITYRAVLAGFRVAEVPIVFRDRTEGTSKMSPRIALEAMWRVPQLRRSAPAALARIASRPAR from the coding sequence ATGACACCCTCGACCTGGGTCATCGTGCCGACCTACAACGAGGCCGGCTCCATCGAACGCATGCTGCGCCAGACGGCGCAGCAGCTCGCCGACGCCGCGCCCGGCGACCACCGGCTGCTCGTCGTCGACGACGGCTCGCCGGACGGCACCGGTGCGATCGCCGAGCGGATCGGCGACGAGCTGGGCGTCGTCGAGGTGCTCCACCGCTCCGCCAAGGGCGGCCTCGGCCAGGCATACCTCGCCGGCTTTGCGCACGCGCTGGCAGGCGGCGCGCAGCGTGTCTGCGAGATGGACGCCGACCTCTCCCACGATCCCGAGCACCTGCCGGCGCTGCTGCGCGCCGCCGAGAGCGCCGACGTCGTGCTCGGCTCGCGCTACGTGCCGGGCGGCGGCGTCTCGGACTGGGGTCCGCTGCGACGGCTCACCAGCCGCGCCGGCTGCCTCTACGCGCGGCTCGTGCTGCGCCTCCCCCAGCACGACCTGACCGGTGGCTACAAGGTCATCCGGCGGGAGGTGCTGGAGGCGATCGAGCTCGGCAGCGTGCGCTCGCAGGGCTACGTCTTCCAGATCGAGATCACGTACCGCGCCGTGCTCGCGGGCTTCCGCGTCGCCGAGGTGCCGATCGTCTTCCGCGACCGCACCGAGGGCACGAGCAAGATGTCGCCGCGGATCGCGCTGGAGGCGATGTGGCGCGTCCCGCAGCTGCGCCGCAGTGCACCCGCGGCGCTCGCGCGGATCGCGAGCCGGCCGGCTCGCTGA
- a CDS encoding HAD family acid phosphatase, with product MSTSLRTLATGALLALSLAVAPSAATAADAPPADPAPEQIGQIEQFYESGAWARETTQVTDRATAFLRERIRRASDPRRLVAVFDIDDTALSTYDCMKAGAFTDGRRTACVVLDPHPPIAQTLRLFRFAQQRRVTVAFVTGRPEYVRTTTLAQLRKAGFRGRYELVLRPSEDHRSSVVPFKSSARKRLQRGGRRVVLNIGDQASDLAGGAAQRTFKLPNPMYTLP from the coding sequence ATGTCGACCTCCCTCCGGACGCTTGCCACCGGCGCGCTGCTGGCCCTGAGCCTCGCCGTCGCGCCCTCCGCCGCCACCGCCGCGGACGCCCCTCCCGCCGATCCGGCGCCCGAGCAGATCGGGCAGATCGAGCAGTTCTACGAGTCGGGCGCCTGGGCGCGCGAGACGACGCAGGTGACCGACCGCGCGACCGCCTTCCTGCGCGAGCGCATCCGCAGAGCGAGCGACCCGCGCAGGCTCGTCGCCGTCTTCGACATCGACGACACGGCGCTGTCGACGTACGACTGCATGAAGGCCGGAGCCTTCACCGACGGCCGCCGCACCGCCTGCGTCGTGCTCGACCCGCACCCGCCGATCGCGCAGACGCTGCGGCTGTTCCGCTTCGCGCAGCAGCGCAGAGTGACGGTCGCGTTCGTGACGGGCCGGCCCGAGTACGTCCGCACGACGACGCTGGCGCAGCTGCGCAAGGCCGGCTTCCGCGGCAGATACGAGCTGGTGCTGCGCCCGTCCGAGGACCACCGCAGCTCGGTCGTGCCGTTCAAGTCGAGCGCGCGCAAGCGGCTGCAGCGCGGCGGGCGGCGCGTCGTGCTGAACATCGGCGACCAGGCGAGCGACCTCGCCGGCGGCGCCGCGCAGCGCACGTTCAAGCTGCCGAACCCGATGTACACGCTGCCGTGA
- the cysK gene encoding cysteine synthase A, translating to MPRIPINIADHVGRTPMVQLTRILPADSHAELFGKLESFNPGGSVKDRIGVAMIEAAEREGRIEPGRTTIVEATSGNTGIALAFVCAAKGYDLVLTLPQGMSREREGLLRLYGARFEITESLGGMNEAVDAARAMARSSDVFLPDQFTNPANPEAHRRTTGPEIWDALDGDVDVLVAGVGTGGTITGVGSLLKERNPDCRVIAVEPRTSAVLSGRLAGPHKIQGIGAGFVPAVLDRELLDEVIAVDDEDAIATARLLASREGVLSGISCGAAVWVAMEVAKRPESKGKRIVTILPDSGERYVSTPFFAP from the coding sequence ATGCCGCGAATCCCGATCAACATTGCCGACCATGTCGGCCGCACACCGATGGTGCAGCTCACCCGCATCCTGCCGGCCGATTCGCACGCCGAGCTGTTCGGAAAGCTCGAGTCGTTCAACCCCGGCGGCAGCGTCAAGGACCGCATCGGCGTCGCCATGATCGAGGCCGCTGAGCGCGAGGGCCGGATCGAGCCGGGCCGCACGACGATCGTCGAGGCGACCAGTGGCAACACCGGGATCGCGCTCGCGTTCGTCTGCGCGGCGAAGGGCTACGACCTCGTGCTGACGCTCCCGCAGGGGATGAGCCGCGAGCGCGAGGGGCTGCTGCGGCTGTACGGCGCGCGCTTCGAGATCACCGAGTCGCTTGGCGGTATGAACGAGGCCGTCGACGCCGCCCGCGCGATGGCCAGAAGCAGCGACGTGTTCCTGCCCGACCAGTTCACCAACCCGGCCAACCCGGAGGCGCACCGGCGCACGACCGGCCCGGAGATCTGGGACGCGCTCGACGGCGACGTCGACGTGCTCGTCGCGGGCGTCGGCACCGGCGGCACGATCACCGGCGTCGGCAGCCTGCTGAAGGAGCGCAACCCCGACTGCCGCGTGATCGCGGTCGAGCCGCGCACCTCCGCGGTGCTGTCGGGCCGCCTGGCGGGGCCGCACAAGATCCAGGGGATCGGCGCGGGCTTCGTCCCGGCGGTGCTCGACCGCGAACTGCTCGACGAGGTGATCGCCGTCGACGACGAGGACGCGATCGCGACCGCGCGGCTGCTCGCCAGCCGGGAGGGCGTGTTGTCGGGCATCTCCTGCGGCGCCGCGGTGTGGGTGGCGATGGAGGTCGCGAAGCGGCCCGAGTCGAAGGGCAAGCGGATCGTCACGATCCTGCCGGACTCCGGCGAGCGCTACGTCTCGACGCCGTTCTTCGCACCGTAG
- the add gene encoding adenosine deaminase, with product MSDTRDAGYPKIELHVHLEGAVSPAALLAAARRNGFALPVATVEQLAEFMRFRDFDHFIEAWFATTPALQTEQDYRELVVDYARRAQAQGAVYLEAIFSPTDKLTEQGIDLETVFTGFTDGVQAAREEVGIEVRLTPDITRGVDLDVAIATAEHAVRYKDRGIVALGLGGLEAQFPPEPYAPAFAIARAGGLGSVPHAGEVAGPASIRGALDTLAPDRIRHGVRAVEDPGLLRELADRGMVLDVCVLSNVRLGVVEAVTAHQLPALLAAGVPCTVNTDDPTFFACDLASEHAAARSLGADPRALFDAGVAGALCDAATKERLRALAVVHDWSGAGA from the coding sequence ATGAGCGACACGCGCGACGCCGGCTACCCGAAGATCGAGCTGCACGTCCACCTCGAAGGCGCCGTCTCGCCCGCCGCGCTGCTCGCGGCTGCCAGACGCAACGGCTTCGCGCTGCCGGTCGCGACCGTCGAGCAGCTGGCCGAGTTCATGCGCTTCCGCGACTTCGACCACTTCATCGAGGCGTGGTTCGCGACGACGCCCGCGCTCCAGACCGAGCAGGACTACCGCGAGCTGGTCGTCGACTATGCACGCCGCGCGCAGGCACAGGGTGCGGTCTACCTGGAGGCGATCTTCTCGCCGACGGACAAGCTGACCGAGCAGGGGATCGATCTCGAGACCGTCTTCACCGGCTTCACCGACGGCGTCCAGGCGGCGCGCGAGGAGGTCGGGATCGAGGTCCGCCTGACGCCCGACATCACGCGCGGCGTCGACCTCGACGTCGCGATCGCGACCGCCGAGCACGCCGTCCGCTACAAGGACCGCGGGATCGTCGCGCTCGGCCTCGGCGGGCTCGAAGCGCAGTTCCCGCCGGAGCCGTACGCGCCGGCGTTCGCGATCGCCCGCGCGGGCGGCCTCGGCTCGGTCCCGCACGCGGGCGAGGTCGCCGGCCCCGCGTCGATCCGCGGCGCGCTCGACACGCTCGCGCCCGACCGCATCCGCCACGGGGTGCGCGCGGTCGAGGACCCGGGCCTGCTGCGCGAGCTGGCCGACCGCGGCATGGTGCTCGACGTCTGCGTCCTCTCGAACGTCCGGCTCGGCGTCGTCGAGGCGGTCACCGCTCATCAGCTGCCGGCGCTGCTGGCGGCCGGTGTCCCGTGCACGGTCAACACCGACGATCCGACGTTCTTCGCCTGCGACCTCGCCTCTGAGCACGCCGCGGCGCGCTCGCTCGGCGCCGATCCGCGCGCGCTCTTCGACGCGGGCGTCGCGGGTGCGCTCTGCGACGCGGCGACGAAGGAGCGACTGCGCGCGCTCGCGGTCGTCCACGACTGGAGCGGCGCCGGCGCCTGA
- the epsC gene encoding serine O-acetyltransferase EpsC: MAGLGTLKRVAGEIRRDVRAAQERDPAARGVGRLEVLAIWPGVHAILAHRVAHALVVAHVPLVPRLIAGFSRAVTGIEIHPAACIGSSFFIDHGMGVVIGETAKIGNDVTLYQGVTLGGTGFATGKRHPTVEDNVTIGSGAKLLGPITIGHGSKIGANTVVIHDVPPNSTVVGNPGHPVRIDGRRPEGPDADWVHLPDPVADAIKGLASRIGALERALAERGGENGAGDDAPDDTPPLRPARGPNPAGG; the protein is encoded by the coding sequence ATGGCCGGCCTTGGCACCCTGAAGCGCGTCGCGGGCGAGATCCGCAGAGATGTGCGCGCCGCGCAGGAGCGCGATCCCGCCGCCCGCGGCGTCGGCAGGCTGGAGGTGCTGGCGATCTGGCCCGGCGTCCACGCGATTCTCGCGCACCGCGTCGCGCACGCGCTCGTCGTCGCGCACGTCCCGCTCGTCCCGCGCCTGATCGCCGGCTTCTCGCGTGCCGTCACCGGGATCGAGATCCACCCGGCGGCGTGCATCGGGTCGAGCTTCTTCATCGACCACGGGATGGGCGTCGTGATCGGTGAGACGGCGAAGATCGGCAACGACGTGACGCTCTACCAGGGCGTCACGCTCGGCGGCACCGGCTTCGCGACCGGCAAGCGCCACCCGACGGTCGAGGACAACGTCACGATCGGCTCCGGCGCGAAGCTGCTCGGCCCGATCACGATCGGCCACGGCTCGAAGATCGGCGCCAACACCGTCGTGATCCACGACGTGCCGCCGAACTCGACCGTCGTCGGCAACCCCGGTCATCCGGTGCGGATCGACGGCCGCCGGCCGGAGGGCCCCGACGCCGACTGGGTCCACCTGCCCGACCCGGTCGCGGACGCGATCAAGGGCCTCGCCAGCCGCATCGGCGCACTGGAGCGCGCGCTCGCCGAGCGCGGCGGGGAGAACGGCGCCGGAGACGACGCGCCCGACGACACGCCGCCGCTCCGTCCCGCCCGCGGTCCGAACCCCGCCGGCGGGTAG